A stretch of the Erinaceus europaeus chromosome 1, mEriEur2.1, whole genome shotgun sequence genome encodes the following:
- the LOC103122914 gene encoding ADP-ribosylation factor-like protein 2-binding protein, with amino-acid sequence MDALEESFPLSYSSVSDAEFDTVVGHLGDIIMDDEFQILRRNFMDKYYQEFEDTEKNKFTYTSIFNEYISLVEKYIEEQLLEQIPAFDMAAFTTTLQHHKDEVAGNIFDMLLTFTDFLAFKEMFLDYRAEKEGRNWTYAVG; translated from the coding sequence ATGGACGCCCTGGAGGAGAGTTTCCCACTGTCCTATTCTTCTGTGTCTGATGCAGAATTTGATACTGTGGTTGGACACTTGGGGGACATCATAATGGATGATGAGTTCCAGATATTACGGAGAAATTTTATGGACAAGTATTACCAAGAGTTTGAAGACACAGAAAAGAATAAATTCACTTACACAtctatttttaatgaatatatttccTTGGTAGAAAAGTATATTGAAGAACAGCTGCTGGAGCAGATTCCGGCATTTGACATGGCAGCGTTCACAACAACTTTACAGCACCATAAAGATGAAGTGGCTGGCAATATATTTGACATGCTGCTCACATTTACAGATTTTCTGGCTTTTAAAGAAATGTTCCTGGATTATAGAGCAGAAAAAGAAGGCCGGAACTGGACTTATGCAGTGGGTTAG